The following coding sequences lie in one Hyphobacterium sp. CCMP332 genomic window:
- a CDS encoding LemA family protein → MLMEWIILLVVVVVIAFFVIGIYNRLVALRQTTNQAWGDIDVQLKQRVDLIPNLVNTVKGYASHEKETLENVIKARQASVDASSVKDQAQAENMLTGALRQIFALSEAYPDLKANENFLSLQNELADLENKIAAARRFFNNAVSEFNTAVEQFPAVVFASMFGFSQREFFEVADRASVENAPEVKF, encoded by the coding sequence ATGCTTATGGAATGGATTATCTTGTTGGTCGTTGTGGTCGTGATCGCCTTCTTTGTGATCGGCATTTACAACCGCCTGGTCGCTTTGCGGCAGACCACAAATCAGGCTTGGGGCGATATCGACGTGCAGTTGAAACAGCGGGTCGACCTGATCCCGAACCTGGTCAACACGGTCAAAGGCTATGCCAGCCATGAGAAAGAGACGCTGGAAAACGTCATCAAGGCGCGTCAGGCGTCGGTTGATGCCAGCAGTGTGAAAGATCAGGCGCAGGCCGAGAACATGCTCACAGGGGCCTTGCGGCAGATTTTTGCTCTGTCCGAAGCCTATCCGGACCTGAAAGCGAACGAGAATTTCCTGTCGCTCCAGAACGAGCTTGCAGATCTTGAAAACAAGATCGCTGCGGCCCGCCGCTTCTTCAACAATGCCGTGAGCGAATTCAACACGGCTGTCGAGCAATTCCCGGCGGTGGTATTTGCCAGCATGTTCGGCTTCAGCCAGCGTGAATTTTTCGAAGTTGCGGATCGCGCGTCTGTTGAAAATGCGCCTGAAGTAAAATTCTAG
- a CDS encoding GNAT family N-acetyltransferase, whose product MTRPLIAPVIETERLRLRPLKAEDFDPVCRIWSDPENVRFVGGKPSPPSRSWSRVVSSAGYWPILGYGYWALEEIASGDFIGLVGFADFKRDEPAGFSGDPEIGYVIDKAVHGKGYGREAMTACMKWMDETHGRSRTICMIEPGNTASIRIAQHLGYQTYGEGEIDGTKVLLMERL is encoded by the coding sequence ATGACTAGGCCTCTTATCGCTCCTGTCATCGAAACAGAACGATTGCGCTTGCGTCCTCTCAAAGCCGAGGACTTCGACCCTGTTTGCCGCATCTGGTCCGATCCAGAGAATGTACGTTTCGTTGGCGGAAAACCCTCACCACCATCCCGGTCCTGGTCGCGGGTCGTCTCCAGCGCGGGATATTGGCCCATACTTGGATACGGTTATTGGGCGTTGGAAGAGATCGCGTCGGGCGACTTTATCGGCCTTGTCGGCTTTGCGGATTTCAAACGCGACGAACCCGCCGGTTTCAGCGGCGACCCGGAAATAGGTTACGTCATCGACAAGGCGGTACACGGCAAGGGCTATGGCCGTGAAGCCATGACCGCCTGCATGAAGTGGATGGATGAAACGCACGGACGCAGCCGCACCATCTGCATGATCGAGCCGGGGAATACGGCCTCGATCAGAATCGCGCAGCACCTCGGCTATCAAACCTATGGCGAAGGCGAAATCGACGGCACAAAAGTTTTGCTGATGGAGCGTCTTTAG
- the parC gene encoding DNA topoisomerase IV subunit A, which yields MGDVFTPEGGEIFEEPFDEALSKRYLAYALSTITQRALPDARDGLKPVHRRILHAMRVLKLNPRDAFKKSARVVGDVIGKFHPHGDQAVYDALVRLAQDFASRYPLVEGQGNFGNIDGDGAAAMRYTETRLTEAAELLLQDIDQGTVDFRETYDGSEEEPIVLPAAFPNLLANGATGIAVGMATSIPPHNAYELCRASRTLIANPDASVAQLLRSVKGPDFPTGGICVESPESIREAYETGRGGFRLRAKWETEDLGRGTWQIVVTEIPYQVQKSKLVERIAQLLDQKKLPLLEDVRDESAEDIRLVLVPKSKNVEPELLMAALYKMSELENRISLNLNVLDPTGTPRVMSLKDVLRIWLDHRREVVVRRATTRLAKVEDRLEVLAGYIIVYADLDEVIRIIRFEDEPKAKLMAHFQLSDRQAEAILNMRLRALRKLEELEIRKEEGNLQSERGELKTLIGSESVQWEKVDGEIAEVETAFGPKTAIGARRTEINFAGIVEYDADAVAESLIIRETIMVVVSQKGWIRALKGHAHDISTIAFKEGDSALFTVKCETIDKLILFATDGKFYAIDASKLPGGRGHGDPLRLHAGLPEDAAPIALFKHDPERELLIASRAGNGFRVKEADVFATKKGGKQALNVGDGEAIACVSVIGSKIAVSNDKKRLLIFDIADLPQMSRGKGVRLMGGKGAELIDVATFNPDEGLAWIDGAGRRHVFEDWKDWDGKRAQAGTARPRGFPKTGKFMPSDPVAVARAMDSA from the coding sequence ATGGGCGATGTATTTACCCCCGAGGGCGGGGAAATTTTTGAAGAACCCTTCGATGAAGCGCTGTCAAAGCGCTATCTGGCCTATGCGCTCTCGACCATCACCCAACGGGCTTTGCCTGACGCTCGTGACGGGCTGAAACCCGTGCACCGACGCATTCTTCACGCCATGCGCGTGCTCAAGCTGAATCCGCGGGATGCTTTCAAGAAATCTGCCCGGGTCGTCGGGGACGTGATCGGTAAATTTCACCCGCACGGTGACCAGGCTGTCTATGACGCGCTGGTCCGATTGGCGCAGGATTTTGCTTCGCGATACCCGCTGGTCGAGGGACAGGGCAATTTCGGCAATATTGACGGTGATGGTGCGGCCGCCATGCGGTACACCGAGACCCGCCTGACCGAAGCGGCCGAGCTGCTCTTGCAGGACATTGATCAGGGCACGGTTGATTTTCGCGAGACCTATGACGGTTCAGAGGAAGAGCCGATTGTTCTGCCCGCGGCTTTCCCCAATCTTCTGGCCAATGGTGCCACCGGTATTGCGGTGGGGATGGCAACATCCATCCCGCCGCACAATGCCTATGAGCTGTGCCGGGCGTCGCGCACACTGATTGCCAATCCGGATGCCTCGGTGGCCCAGCTGCTGCGGTCGGTCAAAGGGCCCGATTTCCCGACCGGTGGGATTTGTGTGGAATCCCCGGAATCCATTCGCGAGGCCTATGAGACCGGACGTGGCGGCTTCCGTCTGCGCGCAAAATGGGAAACCGAAGACCTTGGCCGCGGTACCTGGCAGATTGTTGTCACCGAGATTCCGTATCAGGTCCAGAAATCCAAGCTGGTTGAGCGGATTGCCCAATTGCTGGACCAGAAAAAACTGCCGCTCCTGGAAGATGTGCGCGATGAGAGCGCCGAGGATATTCGCCTTGTGCTGGTGCCCAAGAGCAAAAATGTAGAGCCCGAACTCCTGATGGCAGCGCTCTACAAGATGAGCGAGCTGGAAAACCGGATTTCGCTCAATCTGAATGTTCTGGATCCGACGGGCACACCCCGCGTGATGAGCCTGAAGGACGTCTTGCGCATCTGGCTGGACCATCGCCGCGAAGTCGTGGTGCGACGTGCCACAACCCGACTGGCCAAGGTGGAAGACAGGCTTGAGGTGCTGGCCGGCTACATCATCGTCTATGCGGATCTGGATGAGGTGATCCGGATCATCCGCTTTGAAGATGAGCCCAAGGCAAAGCTGATGGCGCATTTCCAGCTGAGCGACCGGCAGGCCGAAGCGATTCTCAATATGCGCCTTCGTGCCTTGCGGAAGCTGGAAGAGCTGGAGATCCGGAAGGAAGAAGGCAATCTGCAGAGTGAGCGCGGTGAGCTCAAGACGCTGATTGGTTCGGAATCCGTTCAATGGGAAAAAGTCGACGGCGAAATTGCCGAGGTTGAAACGGCCTTCGGTCCGAAAACCGCTATCGGCGCACGCCGGACGGAAATCAATTTTGCCGGCATTGTGGAATATGATGCAGACGCGGTCGCTGAATCGCTGATCATTCGCGAAACGATCATGGTTGTGGTCTCCCAGAAGGGCTGGATACGCGCCCTGAAAGGTCACGCCCATGACATCAGCACGATTGCCTTCAAGGAGGGCGATAGCGCGCTCTTTACCGTGAAGTGCGAGACTATCGACAAGCTGATCCTGTTTGCCACGGACGGAAAATTCTACGCGATAGATGCTTCGAAACTGCCGGGCGGCCGCGGTCATGGAGATCCGTTGCGGCTTCATGCCGGCCTGCCAGAGGACGCTGCGCCTATCGCATTATTCAAACACGACCCCGAGCGGGAGTTGTTGATCGCCTCCCGGGCCGGAAACGGATTCCGTGTCAAGGAAGCCGACGTCTTCGCGACCAAAAAGGGTGGCAAGCAGGCCTTGAATGTCGGAGATGGCGAGGCGATTGCCTGTGTGTCGGTTATCGGTAGCAAGATTGCCGTTTCCAATGACAAGAAGCGGTTGTTGATCTTTGACATTGCTGATCTTCCGCAAATGTCGCGCGGCAAGGGCGTCCGCCTGATGGGGGGGAAGGGTGCTGAACTGATCGATGTCGCGACCTTCAATCCTGATGAAGGGCTGGCCTGGATTGATGGCGCCGGTCGCCGTCATGTCTTTGAAGACTGGAAGGATTGGGATGGCAAGCGCGCACAAGCGGGCACGGCGCGCCCCCGGGGTTTCCCGAAGACGGGAAAATTCATGCCGTCGGATCCTGTAGCAGTAGCGCGCGCCATGGATTCGGCGTAA
- a CDS encoding M48 family metallopeptidase yields the protein MMGAVGLRTHIWNNNLKSILLLAGFPFLLMLLAFAAALVLTGMGGDTYSSGQGVMDLGADFSAAIDSWPTMALWSIIIAGIWFVIAWFGHQTMIDMATGAQSVTRQEEPELYNLLENLCISRGITMPKLKVIETDMMNAYASGLTDKQYTVTVTRGLMAKLNKAELEAVLAHELSHILNRDVRLLVISVIFVGIFSFVAQIVFRSLFWGGLGGRSSGRRGNAALLMIIAIAIVAVAYFLAIAIRFALSRKREYMADAGAVELTRNPDAMISALEKISGHAEMDNAPDGVREMMIENPKAGFAGVFATHPPIEKRIEALIEFAGGQRRVRSTSVPSV from the coding sequence ATGATGGGCGCGGTCGGCCTCCGCACGCATATCTGGAACAATAATCTGAAATCCATCCTGCTTCTGGCTGGATTTCCGTTCCTGTTGATGTTGCTGGCGTTTGCCGCCGCGCTCGTTCTGACCGGTATGGGTGGAGACACCTATTCTTCCGGGCAGGGTGTAATGGATCTTGGCGCAGATTTTTCCGCCGCGATCGACAGCTGGCCTACCATGGCGCTGTGGTCGATCATCATCGCCGGCATCTGGTTCGTGATTGCCTGGTTCGGCCATCAAACCATGATCGACATGGCGACCGGAGCGCAGTCGGTCACCCGGCAGGAAGAACCCGAACTCTATAATCTGCTTGAAAATCTGTGTATTTCGCGCGGTATCACCATGCCGAAGCTGAAGGTGATCGAAACGGACATGATGAATGCCTATGCGAGCGGCCTGACGGATAAACAATACACCGTTACGGTGACACGCGGCCTGATGGCGAAGCTGAACAAGGCCGAGCTGGAAGCTGTTCTCGCCCACGAACTGAGCCACATTCTGAACCGGGATGTCCGGCTGCTGGTCATATCGGTCATTTTTGTCGGTATCTTTTCATTCGTCGCCCAGATCGTCTTCCGTTCGCTTTTCTGGGGCGGATTGGGCGGCCGGTCTTCGGGACGACGCGGCAATGCGGCGCTGTTGATGATTATCGCCATCGCCATCGTGGCGGTGGCCTATTTCCTGGCGATTGCCATTCGCTTTGCCCTGTCGCGCAAACGCGAATACATGGCGGATGCCGGCGCGGTCGAACTGACGCGAAATCCGGATGCCATGATTTCGGCGCTGGAGAAGATTTCTGGCCATGCCGAAATGGACAATGCGCCGGATGGTGTCCGCGAAATGATGATTGAAAATCCGAAGGCCGGTTTTGCAGGTGTCTTCGCCACCCATCCGCCGATTGAAAAGCGGATCGAGGCATTGATTGAATTTGCGGGCGGCCAGAGACGGGTGCGAAGCACCAGCGTGCCGTCGGTCTAA
- a CDS encoding TRAP transporter large permease subunit, translating to MNILIDLLPFLMFAIAFAALLRGYPVAFTLAGVALLFAGIGLALNVFDPIHLRAFPQRIYGNMMEMDRSILVAVPLFVFMGVMLEKSKVAEELLEAMGALFGTLRGGLGISVVVVGALLAASTGIVGATVVTMGLLSLPTMLKRGYDPGLAAGSIAAAGTLGQIIPPSIVLVLLGDQISNAYQEAQRAQGIFSPDIVSVGDLFAGALIPGLLLVAAYIGYQIFVAITQPSKAPPAPLENKVSVSRLLHALIPPLGLIVAVLGSILTGLATPTEAAGVGAVGATFLAGFRNAGADTNPKAGQLLAGVGALSLFLLIAMTLMFDLRVGRENISAPDQFGLYLAYTFVAITIAGALAALWRLKKTGVLDDVMRATAQISAMVFVILIGAALFSLIFRELGGDATVQAALEAVPGGKWGALAIVMLVMFLLGFFLDFIEITFVVVPIVAPILLMMGIDPVWLGVLMALNLQTSFLTPPFGFALFYLRGVAPPTVTTGAIYRGALPFVGIQLIVIILVALLPWLATGLPELLYD from the coding sequence ATGAATATCCTCATCGACCTCCTGCCATTCCTCATGTTCGCAATAGCGTTCGCGGCACTGCTGCGCGGCTATCCCGTCGCCTTCACCCTCGCCGGTGTCGCCTTGCTCTTTGCCGGTATCGGTCTCGCGCTTAATGTGTTTGATCCCATACATTTGCGCGCCTTTCCGCAGCGCATCTACGGCAACATGATGGAGATGGACCGGTCCATTCTGGTCGCCGTCCCGCTTTTCGTCTTCATGGGCGTGATGCTCGAGAAATCGAAGGTCGCGGAAGAATTGCTGGAAGCCATGGGCGCCCTGTTCGGCACGCTTCGTGGCGGGCTGGGCATTTCGGTGGTCGTGGTCGGCGCCCTTTTGGCCGCGTCGACCGGCATTGTCGGGGCAACCGTCGTCACCATGGGCCTTCTGTCTTTGCCGACCATGCTGAAGCGAGGCTATGATCCCGGCCTCGCCGCAGGGTCGATCGCCGCAGCGGGAACACTCGGGCAAATCATTCCGCCTTCCATCGTGCTCGTTCTGCTCGGCGATCAGATTTCGAATGCCTATCAGGAAGCGCAACGTGCCCAGGGCATTTTCTCGCCGGACATCGTCTCGGTCGGGGACCTCTTCGCCGGGGCGCTCATTCCCGGACTGCTGCTGGTCGCAGCCTATATCGGCTATCAGATATTCGTCGCCATCACGCAGCCTTCGAAAGCGCCGCCAGCGCCACTCGAAAACAAGGTCTCGGTGTCCAGGCTCCTGCATGCTCTGATCCCGCCCCTCGGCCTGATTGTAGCGGTTCTGGGGTCTATTCTCACCGGGCTGGCAACACCGACGGAGGCCGCCGGGGTAGGCGCAGTAGGCGCGACCTTCCTGGCCGGGTTCCGCAATGCCGGCGCCGATACAAACCCGAAGGCCGGACAACTCCTTGCTGGCGTCGGCGCATTGTCCCTCTTCCTCCTTATCGCCATGACATTGATGTTCGATCTGCGAGTCGGACGCGAGAACATATCGGCCCCTGACCAATTCGGTCTTTATCTGGCCTATACCTTTGTTGCGATCACCATTGCCGGCGCGCTAGCCGCGCTATGGCGGCTGAAAAAGACCGGCGTGCTCGATGATGTCATGCGCGCAACCGCCCAGATTTCGGCAATGGTGTTTGTTATCCTGATCGGCGCAGCGCTCTTTTCCCTGATATTCCGGGAACTGGGCGGCGACGCGACGGTGCAGGCCGCGCTGGAAGCCGTCCCTGGCGGCAAATGGGGTGCGCTCGCCATCGTCATGCTGGTCATGTTCCTGCTCGGCTTCTTCCTCGACTTTATTGAAATCACCTTCGTCGTCGTGCCGATTGTTGCACCGATCCTGTTGATGATGGGCATTGATCCGGTCTGGCTGGGCGTCCTGATGGCGTTGAACCTGCAAACCAGCTTCCTGACGCCGCCATTCGGGTTTGCGCTTTTCTACCTTCGTGGCGTCGCCCCGCCGACCGTGACCACCGGCGCGATTTATCGCGGTGCCCTGCCGTTCGTCGGCATCCAGCTGATCGTCATCATTCTGGTCGCACTCCTGCCCTGGTTGGCGACCGGCCTGCCGGAATTGCTCTATGACTAG